The Acidobacteriota bacterium genome segment GACTGGTCTCATGGCTGATTACATAGACTTTATTAACACCCGCCGAGGTATCTGCTCCGACCGCAGGTTGCCCTCCAAATGGAATTGAGTTAAGCACCGCATCTGTAACTAAATTAATGATGTGAATCCGGTTATCAGTGCCTTCCTCAGTACCAACGTACATTTTTTGAGTTTCTGGAACAATGATCGGTTTGCCTGGGCGATATGAGCCTACTCCAACATTAATCCCTTCTTTTCTCATCACCCCATCTGCATCAATAACAACAATTTTCCCCTGACCAAAGACCCGTGTGGAGAGATAAATTTTCCCCTGGTACATCGTTCCCCACTTTGCTTCTCTTAAATCGGCAGGATATGGGATTGGTGATCTGGGAAGAGTATCCTCAATTGTTCCATTATCTGGATTACTTGGCTGGGGTGGGATATTCAACCGATATACCCTCTCGCTGCCCACTACATATGTTCCAGTACCCGTTCCGCTGACAAATCCATAAAAAATGTATCCTGGAAAATTGACCGTTCGCACAAGCTGGTTGGTAAGACAATCAATAATAAAGATTTTTGCGACTCCTCCGGCTCCTCCAGTAACATACACTTTGGGGTTAGCCGCATCACCGTTTGAGATAATATCAATCGGATGGGATCCATTTCCGAGAGGTATCACTGACAGAAGAGTCATGGTGTTTCCGTCTATAACTGTGACACTTCCTCCATTTGCGCCAGTATCGACCGAATATACCCGGTTAGTAAAATGATTTGTGGATGGGATAACTGTCGTTGCCCAAACAAGCCGGCAGGTGCTAACCGTGGAAATATGCTGCAAGGCCATTGGTGACACAACCAGTTTATTGGATCCCAAATTTTGCGTAGCCAAGTCTCCTAATGTACTCGATAAGGTGCTGGGGTCGGTAAGTGATTGGGATTGAGAAGCTGCGTTGAGGATGTTCCTCGAAGCTGAAACTGATTCGAAAAAGTGGACAGTGGCTAAACCTGAAACTGCCATTATAAGTGCGAAAATTCGCATTAGTGAGGGCTGAGAGCTATAAACTCTATTCATACTGTTTCTCCTTGAAACTGTGGTGGAGTTCTTGACTTGAAAATTGTACTACTTGAACACGTTTTGATTTTGTTCAACCAGCAGTGAAGAAAACCAGATTCCATTACACCAATTTTTTAGAAGAAATTTGTCTGAGCCAGCCAAATAAAGCGGTACAGTCACCAACCTTGAAATGCAGGGATGATTTCAAATGGGAATAACCAAAAGTGAATTGCCTCTCTATGGCTCGCTTGTTCTGACTACTCGCTATTCGCTACCTCGCTACTCGCTCTTACCATTTGCGACCAGGCATCCACCGCGTCTTTCAATTTCTCCGGCGTAAACGGTTTGGTAATCACGCCATCCATTCCGGCTTCATAACAGGCTTGCTCGTCTTCGGGCATGGCATTGGCGGTGACGGCAATAATCGGAAGGTGCTGGGAACCGGTTTCTTTGCGCCGGATTTCACGGGTAGCGGTAAAGCCATCCATCACAGGCATTTGACAGTCCATAAATATCAACTGGTATGAATCATGCTGAATTGCGTCGAGGGCTTCCTGGCCATTATTCGCAACATCGGCTTCAATTCCGAGCTTTTTCAGGAGACTCACAATCACTTTTTGATTCAGGCGGTTGTCTTCCACCACCAGGACCTTTTCAATGAGCGAGGTGATTCCGATGGGTTTGGGCTGGGGTGGGAATTCACTCCGGAGGTGAGTGATTGGAATGGCACCGGCTTGAAACCGTGCTGAAAAGGTAAAATTCGTTCCTCTACCGGCCTCACTGACCAGACTGATTTCACCCTGCATCAGTTCAACCAGTTGTTTTGAAATGGCAAGTCCAAGGCCGGTGCCGCCATACTGCCGGGTAATCGAAGTATCAGCCTGATAAAACTTTTCAAACAGGTGGATTTGCGCCTCAGGGGTAATTCCAATCCCCGTATCATCAATCTCAAACAGGAGCAAATACTTATCTCCGCCGGAATATTCTTCAAGTTGAACTGAAAGGGTTACGCTTCCCTGTTCAGTAAACTTCACCGCATTTCCGACCAGATTATTCAAAATCTGCCGTAACCGGACGGGATCCCCTTTGAGCCAATTTGGAACTTCGGGGGCGACCTCCAGCGTCAGGTCAATCTCCTTTTTGGTTGCCACTGGTTGAAACAACCGAATGACCTCTTCCAGCAGCGGGCGCAGCTCAAAATCAACCACATCCAGTTTGAGCTTACCAGCTTCGATTTTGGAAATATCCAATATGTCGTTGATTACGGTGATCAGCGCTTCGGCTGAGATTTTGATGGTCTCGGCATATTCTTTTTGTTCGTTGGTCACCCCACTTTTGAGCAGAAGCGACGCCATTCCGAGCACGCCATTCATGGGGGTTCGAATTTCGTGGCTCATATTGGCCAGAAACGCGCTTTTTGCCTGGCTGGCTTCAAGTGCTTTTTGCTCAGAGGATTGCAAGTGTTTAACGGTTTCGGAAAGTTCACCCGTCCGCTCAGCAATTCGGTTCTCCAGGATCAAATTTTGCTGATGTAAGGCTCGAACTCGCCATTGGACCACCAAACCAATCATTCCAATCAAGGCCAGAACGTAGCCAATCAAGGCCCACCAGGTCCGCCAGTAAGGTGTGGCAATACTCAGCTTGAGGGTTGCCCCAGTTTCATTCCAAACTCCATCATTGTTTGAAGCCAGAACTCGGAAGGTATAGTGCCCCGACGGAAGATTAGTGTAATAGGCCGTCCGGCGATTGCCAGGATCAATCAATTGTGGGTCAAACCCAACCAGTTGAACTCGAAATTGCACCTTTTCCGGAGCCACAAAGCTCAAGGCGGTGTACTTGATTTCGAGCGTGTTTTCCTGAAACGAAAGGTTGATAGGTAACTGGAGTGAAACTGGTTTTCCACTGGCCAAAATCGCCTCCAGGTGGACTTCAGGTTGGAGCTGATTGATCGGCACGTTCAATGGATCAACCACCACCACCCCACCCAGGGTCGGAAACCAAAGCCGGCCATCAGCCGTTTGGCACCCTTGCCCGGAACCCGTGCATTCTTCATTGGGCATGCCGTCAGCCTTGCCATACTGTTTGATTGAAACCCGATCTCGCTGGTGATCGGCAACCTCGTTTAACTCTTGACTTGAAACGGAAAAAATCCCGCTGTTTCCCCCAATCCAGAAATTTCCAAGGCTATCTGGCTGAATGGCATAATAATTTTCGCCCCACAACCCATGTTTCGCCCCCAAAATGTCGAGCTGATTGTTTTTCAATCGCACCAGTCCGTTATTGGTGGTAATCCAAACTGTACCGGGCGGCTCGATAAAGGTGGAAAACACCACATCACTCGGCAGGCCCGTGCGGCTGGTGTAGGATTTGAAAGTTCCATTTGAAAAGTAATTGACACCACCGCCGTTGGTGGCAATCCAGAGTCCGCCATTTGGGTCGGCTTCAATGGCCATAATCGAACCGACTGAGAGCCCATCATTGGTGGTATACACCCGCCATCCCTGATCACTCAGACAACACAAGCCGTTTGAAGTTCCAATCCACAAATTGCCCAAGGTGTCGGCACACAGCGCGCGAATCTTTCGATTTGGCAAAGGATGGGCTGAAAACGGAAGATACTCAGCTTTGTCACCTCTGATTTTCACTTCAAATAACCCGGTTTCATTGGTTCCAACCCACAACCGGCCTTTTCGATCACGGGCCACACATCGGACAATCGCCCCCTGGTCCTTTTCACCCATTGGAAACGGAGTCAGGTGACCATCACGCCACAGATTCAAACCATTCTGGGTGCAAATCCACACACCAACCCCCGAGTCGGGATAAATTTGCCAGACGGTTTCATCCAGTAACCCTTCTTTCGGTGTGTACAGCCAAAATTTTCCGTCATGCAGGCAGTTTAACCCGGCGCGATAGGCTCCGATCCACAAATTGCCCTCCTGATCCACCACCATTGATTGGATTGAATTATCCGTGAGCCCATCCGTGGTTGAAAAAAAGGACAACTGCCCATCGTGATAGCGGGCCACACCCAGCCCGTCAGTGGCGAGCCAGAGGTTCCCATCGAAATCTTCGCAGATCGCGGTGATGGTGCTGTGAAACGGACGATCCGAGAGCTTGATCACTTCGCGTTGTTCACCGCTGACCCGCATCAGAGTCCCGCCCGTGTGGCCAATCCAGAGCGTTCCGGTATGGTCAAAAGCCAGCGCACGCACCATTCCAGCCACCCAGTTGATTCGTTCGCCAACGAGTTTGGCCGCACCAGGAGTAACCCGATGCAAACCAGAGTCAGAGGCAATGAAAACCGTACCATCCGGCGCGGTCACGATTTTATAGATACTCCCAAACGGCTGGCCGTCGCTGGTGACAATCGTTTCCAGACGAAGAGTGCCTTTTCGTGACAGGCATTGAACCCCTAACCGGGTTCCGATCCAGAGGTTTCCGGTCGCATCAGTCTGCAGGGTCGTCACAATCTGAGACAGCAAGCCCTGGTTGGTATCGTAGGTTCGCCACTCCCCAGCCCGGTAGGCCATCAGTCCACCGCCATTGGTGCCAATCCAGAGTGTTCCCTCGGCATCTTCGGCCAGGGCCCAAATCCCATTGTTTTTCATCTGCGGAGTGTTGGTCTTGTTAAACACTGTAAACGAAGCGCCATCAAACCGAACCAGCCCGTCATAAGTGCCAATCCAGAGGTAATGGTCTCGGGTTTGGAGCAAGGACAAAATGGCATTTGAAGGGAGTCCTTGATCCTTGGACCAGGTGCGATGAATGTACTGGGTGATGGCTTTACGAGGGTTGAGGGCTGTCACCGGCGTTGAAAACCAGGGCAGCAAGACGGCACATACCAGGATAACCCATCCTAGAACTCGCCTGATGGGAGAAAAATAATCCGGAACACAGTGCGCCATCTGCATGAGGTTTTTGCCGGAAGGAAGACAGACTAAACCCAGAAGGTTTGATGAGGGGTACTGGATTTGAAGGGAAAGGAACCGAGTGAATCCCCATCATAGCAGAAGCACACAAGTATGAAGAATTCTGAAAAGAAGATTTACTCCTGATACGCCGCCGGAAAGATACGGGTAAAGGCGTGTTTGAGCCATTTAACCACGTGCTGGCGCTCAGAAACACTCCGGGGCATGGTCACAAAATACCCAAAACGACTTTCAAGCCAGCCAATATTGAGTTGTTCCATATGTCCAATTCGGGTCTGGTGGGTTTTTCCAATCTCATACAGGTCAATTTTGACCAGTGTGGCAAATTGTGGCTCCCGTTGATAGAGCACATAAATCGGAAATCGTCGGGCATAGGCACCGTCACCAAAGGACAGAGTAAACCGGACCCAAAATTGGTACCGTTCGTCCAGATATCCAACTGTGCACTGAAATTGTTCGGATTCCTGGATTAACTGGGCGATAAACTCCCGAACAGCACGGCAGTTGACATTAAACTGTTTGAAGAGTTCAGCATGATGGCGAATTGCATTAAGGTCTCGATGGCGTTGCTGGTCAAGTGCATTCCTTGCTTGTTGAGCCACGTCTTGTGTCAAGTTGATAATTTCTGCTGCTTCCTCATATAAAAAATTCAGGTCAAACTCTTTTTCATCGTTCACCGATGGCACCCGAACAGGTATGGGCCTTCCAAGAGGTTGGTTGGAATCAGGACCCGCCACTGAAAATAAATTTTTTGAATCATTTGGTCTTTTTTGTGTCGCCGAAAAGTCAGTCTTTAGATTGCGACCCATTTCAGTTGAAAACGCCCGATGAAACATAGCTGGTAAAATCCTTTCATCAAACCTGATGGCCGGTTGGCCAGGTGACCGCAGGAAGACCGTCCAGCTTTATCTGCAACTGGTGTTCCATTTCCAACCCAAAGGGAATAACTGGTTGAAAAAGCCAACCTGACCCTGCATAACCCCTTTCATATCAATTTTTTCCATTGGATAACCTGAGCTATTCCAGATTTCTGCATTCAAATCAGGACTCTGTCGAAATTTAATCAATTGGATAGACTGAACTATCCGATTGGATAGTTATTGGTACCGGAATTCAAAGTTGGGATGAACGGGAAAGTTAGCTAGGCTAGGATCCAAAGCTCGAACTTTTCAATTGATGAAAGGAAAAACCGATGGATTTCAAACTCTCCAATAAGACTGCCCTGGTCAGTGGTTCAACGGCTGGAATTGGACTCGCGATTGCGCGGTCGCTGGCTCAGGAAGGCGCCACGGTGATTGTCAACGGTCGAACAGTCGCGCGGGTTGCAACGGCCATTGATACACTTCTGGCAGAGCTCCCGACGGCCAAACTGGTTGGACTGGCGGTGGACCTGTCAACCGCCGAAGGCGTCCAGACCTGTGTGTCCAAACACCCGGAAATTGACATTCTGGTCAACAACCTGGGGATTTTTGAACCGAAACCCTTCCTGGAAATTCCAGATGCCGACTGGCAACGCTTTTTTGAGGTCAATGTGTTGAGTGGTGTGCGGTTGAGTCGGGCCTACCTGCCGGGAATGCTGGCCCGGAACTGGGGGCGGCTCATCTTTATTTCGAGCGAATCGGGCGTCAACATCCCCGCCGAGATGATCCATTACGGCATGACCAAAACCGCACAACTGGCGGTTGCCCGTGGACTGGCCGAAACGACGGCGGGAACCGGCGTCACCGTCAATTCAGTCCTGCCGGGACCAACCCGGTCGGAAGGCGTTGAAGAATTCCTGCAAAGTATGACGCTCCATCAAGGTATCTCGCTGGAAACGCTTGAAAAGCAATTTTTTGAAACGGTTCGGCCTTCGTCGCTCTTGAAGCGCTTTGCCACTGTCGAAGAAGTCGCCAACCTGGTGACCTATGTGGCCAGCGAACTTTCGTCAGCCACCAACGGTGCGGCCCTGCGCGTGGACGGCGGGTGCGTGCGAAGTGTGATTTAACCAAACAGGCTGAACCTGAAGGATGAAAGACAGCCCGTTGCTTACCCCATCAGGTTCGGCCAACTTTTCACGAAATTCTCTCAAATATCTGATTTTGATCAAGTTGCACTCTTGTCCGAGTTGGACTATCCTGCCGGCTTATACCAGTTTGTAGTCAGTAGGTCGTAGTCAGTAGTTCACTAACTTCAATTGATTGAATTACTTGACGGTTTTCTAATACGATCACTTCATTCCAAAATGGTATTATCTCAATTCCTTCACTATTTTCGCAGCCGAAGACACCCTGTTCAGTCTATGAAAGCCACGACGTTGCACGCAGCATTAAACCTTTTGAACCCTGACCATGTGCTCAGTACGAAGGAAGAACTCGACGAATTTTTTGTCTCACGTTCCGCCAGCCCGAGCAAATATGTGAAAGTTTTGATTTCCCAATCTCAAGCTCAGGAAAAGTTTCTCTTTACCGGTCATCGAGGAAGCGGAAAAAGTACTGAACTTGCGAAGCTCGCCGTAGAGTTGCTCCAATCAACCGAGCCTTTCTTTTTCCCGGTCAACTATTCAGTCAAAAGTATTTTGAATTTGTTTGATTTAACCTACGTGGATGTCTTGCTTTCCATTGGCCTGCAATTGTTTGAGAAAGTGACTGGTCAGAACATGCCGATCAGCCAGGCCGTGCTGACAAACATCTTGAATTTTACAAAGAGCATTTCAACTGAATTTCAAATGGGAATTGCAAAACAAGTTGAACCGGGCTTTGAAATCAGTTTGTATGCCGCCAAATTATCAACCAAATTACGGGTTGAAGATAGTACCCGCTTGACCGTTCGTGAAACGCTGAGTCATCGCATCTCCGATTTATTGGAAAACATTGATTTACTGGTGCGTGAAATTGAGCGAACCACCCACCGCCGAACGGTCATCATCGTGGAAGATCTTGATAAAACAGATCTTGGTGTTGCCAAAAAGCTGTTTTACGAGTATGCCTCGTCGCTGCTCTCACCCCAGGTCAGGGTCATTTACACGTTTCCGACTGCCCTGAGACACGATAACGATTTTATGCAGGTGGGATCAAACTTCTCAAACACCTTCATCTTTCCAAACCTGAAACTGGATCAGTTTGATGGAACTCCTGATACCACCGGACGGGCCCAGCTCCGGGAAATGATCACCCGGCGTGTTGATTCTCAACTCTTTGACGATGAAGCGCTTGACGAACTGGTTCAGTCAAGTAGCGGCCTTCCCCGTGAATTACTGGCGCTTGGTCGCCGGGCCTGTCTTGACGCTCTGGTTCAAGGGAAAACCAGAATTCAGATTGATCAGGTAAGGCTTGCCGTCGGGGCAAAGTGCCGGGATTACCAAACCTTGCTGACAACCGAGCAACTTGACCTCTTATCAGAGATTAAAACGACCCGGCGGATTAAAAATGATGGGGCTCATCAAGCGTTACTCCATAATCTGAGCGTGCTGGAATATCGCAACGATACGGTGTGGTATGATGTCAATGCCATTGTCAAAACACTGCTTCCCTGAATTTCGGAGACATTCTGATGTCAATTTCCAGTTCCACGCGCTCATCATTTCAGGCTGAAATTGCCGAAGCACTTCGCGGACTGGAAATCCTGATCGAACATACCACCGTCCACATTCTGGCCTTTATTCGCTATCAAAGAACTTCGGAACGGGAAACCGCGCTGACTTTGCTTCGTGAACACGTGAAGATTCCGGTTTGGGAATTCAGATTGTCGCCTGAACAAGACGACCCGATCAAATTG includes the following:
- a CDS encoding IPT/TIG domain-containing protein: MNRVYSSQPSLMRIFALIMAVSGLATVHFFESVSASRNILNAASQSQSLTDPSTLSSTLGDLATQNLGSNKLVVSPMALQHISTVSTCRLVWATTVIPSTNHFTNRVYSVDTGANGGSVTVIDGNTMTLLSVIPLGNGSHPIDIISNGDAANPKVYVTGGAGGVAKIFIIDCLTNQLVRTVNFPGYIFYGFVSGTGTGTYVVGSERVYRLNIPPQPSNPDNGTIEDTLPRSPIPYPADLREAKWGTMYQGKIYLSTRVFGQGKIVVIDADGVMRKEGINVGVGSYRPGKPIIVPETQKMYVGTEEGTDNRIHIINLVTDAVLNSIPFGGQPAVGADTSAGVNKVYVISHETSQLWTLRSSDDMIISGPHSIPTANNPLCPTFSSGPREIAVNPASKSVYVANTNNLSMAIFRDAPHTVTQFYPCASTTGKTITIYGSGFVDEYTQVYFGSGRLIPATSVMVVNSTTLEVVVPPSGSGAGNINGYLTIRVNGLDVTTQNLPQSAPDPGNSTAVFPEFVLWGDATGDGMFQSSDVTLCRAFSLFQVTPTPRQLLSVDVTPANPNNCSRGNGGNISSADFALVRAVSLFQADFACSGFPDGTCGCEMIK
- a CDS encoding response regulator gives rise to the protein MQMAHCVPDYFSPIRRVLGWVILVCAVLLPWFSTPVTALNPRKAITQYIHRTWSKDQGLPSNAILSLLQTRDHYLWIGTYDGLVRFDGASFTVFNKTNTPQMKNNGIWALAEDAEGTLWIGTNGGGLMAYRAGEWRTYDTNQGLLSQIVTTLQTDATGNLWIGTRLGVQCLSRKGTLRLETIVTSDGQPFGSIYKIVTAPDGTVFIASDSGLHRVTPGAAKLVGERINWVAGMVRALAFDHTGTLWIGHTGGTLMRVSGEQREVIKLSDRPFHSTITAICEDFDGNLWLATDGLGVARYHDGQLSFFSTTDGLTDNSIQSMVVDQEGNLWIGAYRAGLNCLHDGKFWLYTPKEGLLDETVWQIYPDSGVGVWICTQNGLNLWRDGHLTPFPMGEKDQGAIVRCVARDRKGRLWVGTNETGLFEVKIRGDKAEYLPFSAHPLPNRKIRALCADTLGNLWIGTSNGLCCLSDQGWRVYTTNDGLSVGSIMAIEADPNGGLWIATNGGGVNYFSNGTFKSYTSRTGLPSDVVFSTFIEPPGTVWITTNNGLVRLKNNQLDILGAKHGLWGENYYAIQPDSLGNFWIGGNSGIFSVSSQELNEVADHQRDRVSIKQYGKADGMPNEECTGSGQGCQTADGRLWFPTLGGVVVVDPLNVPINQLQPEVHLEAILASGKPVSLQLPINLSFQENTLEIKYTALSFVAPEKVQFRVQLVGFDPQLIDPGNRRTAYYTNLPSGHYTFRVLASNNDGVWNETGATLKLSIATPYWRTWWALIGYVLALIGMIGLVVQWRVRALHQQNLILENRIAERTGELSETVKHLQSSEQKALEASQAKSAFLANMSHEIRTPMNGVLGMASLLLKSGVTNEQKEYAETIKISAEALITVINDILDISKIEAGKLKLDVVDFELRPLLEEVIRLFQPVATKKEIDLTLEVAPEVPNWLKGDPVRLRQILNNLVGNAVKFTEQGSVTLSVQLEEYSGGDKYLLLFEIDDTGIGITPEAQIHLFEKFYQADTSITRQYGGTGLGLAISKQLVELMQGEISLVSEAGRGTNFTFSARFQAGAIPITHLRSEFPPQPKPIGITSLIEKVLVVEDNRLNQKVIVSLLKKLGIEADVANNGQEALDAIQHDSYQLIFMDCQMPVMDGFTATREIRRKETGSQHLPIIAVTANAMPEDEQACYEAGMDGVITKPFTPEKLKDAVDAWSQMVRASSEVANSE
- a CDS encoding SDR family oxidoreductase codes for the protein MDFKLSNKTALVSGSTAGIGLAIARSLAQEGATVIVNGRTVARVATAIDTLLAELPTAKLVGLAVDLSTAEGVQTCVSKHPEIDILVNNLGIFEPKPFLEIPDADWQRFFEVNVLSGVRLSRAYLPGMLARNWGRLIFISSESGVNIPAEMIHYGMTKTAQLAVARGLAETTAGTGVTVNSVLPGPTRSEGVEEFLQSMTLHQGISLETLEKQFFETVRPSSLLKRFATVEEVANLVTYVASELSSATNGAALRVDGGCVRSVI